In one Dermatophilaceae bacterium Sec6.4 genomic region, the following are encoded:
- a CDS encoding NAD(P)-dependent alcohol dehydrogenase codes for MTTTPVLSVASPSDSFKAGSIELRDLRSDDVRIDVKFAGICHSDIHQVREEWGDSIFPMVPGHEIAGVVAEIGDGVTRVKVGDHVGVGCMVDSCGECEYCEAGFEQHCTKGAVMTYNGVGYDGEKTKGGYSQGVVVSERFVLNIPEALGLDVAAPLLCAGVTTYSPLRRWGVGEGSKVAVIGMGGLGHMGVKIAAAMGAEVTVLSRTTHKEADSKKYGATNHFATTDEKVFTDHRGYFDVILNTVSADLPIEDYIALLKPRGVLASVGLPPKKYEIAPGALIGTSKVVAGSNIGGISETQEMLDFCAKHDLGATVEVIGADEVTAAYDKVVEGKVHYRYVIDTSTISA; via the coding sequence ATGACAACTACACCTGTTCTATCCGTCGCCTCACCGAGCGACTCTTTCAAGGCCGGTTCGATCGAACTACGCGACCTGCGCAGCGACGACGTCCGCATCGACGTCAAGTTCGCCGGTATCTGCCACAGCGACATCCACCAGGTCCGTGAAGAGTGGGGTGACTCGATCTTCCCGATGGTCCCAGGCCACGAGATCGCCGGAGTCGTCGCCGAGATCGGCGACGGCGTCACCCGCGTCAAGGTCGGCGACCACGTCGGCGTCGGCTGCATGGTCGACTCCTGCGGCGAATGCGAGTACTGCGAGGCGGGTTTCGAGCAGCACTGCACCAAGGGTGCAGTGATGACCTACAACGGCGTCGGCTACGACGGTGAGAAGACGAAGGGCGGTTACTCCCAGGGTGTCGTCGTCTCCGAGCGCTTTGTTCTGAACATTCCCGAGGCCCTCGGGCTGGACGTTGCCGCGCCGCTGCTGTGCGCGGGCGTCACCACCTACTCGCCGCTGCGCCGCTGGGGCGTCGGCGAAGGCAGCAAGGTCGCTGTCATCGGGATGGGCGGCCTCGGACACATGGGCGTCAAGATCGCCGCGGCGATGGGCGCCGAGGTCACCGTGCTCTCCCGCACCACGCACAAGGAAGCGGACTCCAAGAAGTACGGTGCGACGAACCACTTCGCCACGACGGATGAAAAGGTCTTCACCGACCACAGGGGCTACTTCGACGTCATTCTCAACACCGTGAGCGCGGATCTGCCGATCGAGGACTACATCGCGCTGCTCAAGCCGCGCGGGGTGCTCGCCTCGGTGGGCCTGCCCCCGAAGAAGTACGAGATCGCGCCGGGTGCCCTGATCGGAACCAGCAAGGTGGTCGCGGGCTCCAACATCGGCGGTATCTCCGAAACCCAGGAGATGCTCGACTTCTGCGCCAAGCACGACCTCGGTGCGACCGTAGAGGTCATCGGCGCCGATGAGGTGACTGCGGCGTACGACAAGGTCGTTGAGGGCAAGGTGCACTACCGCTACGTCATCGACACGAGCACCATCTCTGCCTGA
- a CDS encoding PD-(D/E)XK nuclease family protein, whose protein sequence is MSSDKNPAGVQTEIAGLPPRLYSASPSRLTTWLDCPRAYRMRYLDRPSPPGRLQRAHTSVGLSVHNSLRDFWDLPMAARTPDGVRELIRTRWLPAGFKDADQSTRWRSRVTGEVLEYLRGIDRTTQPAGIERTVGMKTAVLAMTGRIDRLDDRNGDLVVVDYKTSRRGLSADDARTSLAMAFYATAVGRLFRRDCTRVELHHVPTGEVIAHEHTQASLQRKISEAESIARDLQKADASYRELGVESGAFTPRTSALCQWCDYRAHCPEGQAVGPEKNSWAALEPDV, encoded by the coding sequence GTGAGCAGCGACAAGAATCCCGCCGGGGTGCAGACGGAGATCGCCGGGTTGCCGCCCCGGTTGTACTCCGCGAGCCCGAGTCGCCTGACGACCTGGCTGGACTGTCCGCGGGCCTACCGGATGCGCTACCTGGACAGGCCCTCTCCGCCGGGGCGTCTGCAACGCGCGCATACGTCGGTCGGTCTGAGCGTGCACAATTCGTTACGCGATTTCTGGGACCTGCCGATGGCGGCGCGGACCCCCGACGGCGTCCGCGAGCTGATCCGTACCAGGTGGCTCCCGGCCGGTTTCAAAGACGCCGACCAGTCCACCCGCTGGCGCTCGCGGGTCACCGGCGAGGTGCTGGAATACCTGCGCGGTATCGACCGCACTACTCAACCCGCCGGCATCGAGCGCACCGTCGGAATGAAAACTGCGGTGCTGGCGATGACGGGTCGGATCGACCGCCTGGATGACCGTAACGGGGATCTGGTCGTCGTGGACTACAAGACCTCCCGTCGCGGGTTGAGCGCCGACGATGCGCGAACGTCTCTCGCGATGGCGTTCTACGCAACGGCGGTGGGTCGCCTCTTCCGGCGTGACTGCACGCGGGTGGAACTGCATCACGTGCCCACTGGGGAGGTGATTGCGCACGAACATACCCAGGCCTCGCTGCAGCGCAAGATCAGCGAGGCGGAGTCCATCGCGCGAGACCTGCAGAAGGCGGACGCCTCCTACCGCGAGCTGGGGGTCGAGTCGGGCGCGTTCACCCCGCGGACATCGGCGCTGTGCCAGTGGTGCGACTACCGCGCGCACTGCCCCGAAGGGCAGGCAGTGGGACCGGAGAAGAATTCCTGGGCAGCGCTGGAGCCCGACGTGTGA
- a CDS encoding PHP domain-containing protein: MRIDLHTHSSESDGTQTPQQVMASAADAGLDVVALTDHDTITGWGSAASAAARHGVALVRGIEISCSVSGISVHLLAYLPDPSYQPLAQELSAARESRERRAERIVQLLGPETGLTWDQVTAQAAPGATLGRPHIADALVAAGIVADRGEAFATLLRSGGKYHVSHYAPHPVRAVELVRAAGGVPVMAHPLAHQRGRVVTEDVIREMADAGLGGIEVLHRDHDAASVQRAGELALELGLFATGSSDYHGAGKPNRLGENLTTPEVLDTIVAQATSPTKILLP, encoded by the coding sequence GTGCGCATCGATCTCCACACCCACTCCAGCGAGAGTGATGGGACGCAGACCCCGCAGCAGGTCATGGCATCGGCCGCTGACGCGGGCCTGGACGTGGTGGCACTGACCGATCACGACACGATCACCGGGTGGGGTTCCGCTGCTAGCGCTGCCGCCCGGCACGGTGTCGCGCTCGTGCGGGGTATCGAGATTTCGTGTTCGGTCAGCGGCATCAGCGTGCACCTGCTTGCTTATCTGCCTGACCCGAGCTACCAGCCTCTGGCGCAGGAGTTGAGCGCGGCGCGGGAGTCCAGAGAGCGCCGCGCTGAGCGCATCGTGCAGCTGTTGGGACCCGAAACGGGGTTGACCTGGGATCAGGTGACAGCCCAGGCAGCACCGGGCGCGACGCTGGGACGTCCCCACATCGCCGACGCACTGGTAGCGGCGGGCATTGTGGCCGATCGCGGGGAGGCCTTCGCGACCCTGCTGCGATCGGGAGGCAAATACCACGTGTCGCACTACGCTCCGCATCCCGTGCGTGCCGTGGAACTGGTGCGCGCAGCGGGCGGGGTGCCTGTCATGGCGCATCCGCTGGCCCACCAGCGCGGCCGGGTGGTCACCGAGGATGTGATCCGGGAGATGGCCGACGCAGGACTGGGTGGTATCGAGGTCTTGCACCGCGACCACGACGCCGCGTCGGTACAGCGAGCAGGGGAACTGGCCCTCGAACTAGGCCTTTTCGCAACAGGATCCAGCGATTATCACGGCGCCGGAAAGCCCAATCGGCTCGGCGAGAATCTCACCACCCCGGAGGTGTTGGACACCATCGTTGCGCAGGCCACGTCCCCGACGAAGATCCTTTTGCCGTGA
- a CDS encoding aminopeptidase P family protein, protein MSEEQPMAEHRSRPSSAQFREFVASGWAPRSDEPTPRTAAADFTPARRAALGAHFVGERLVLPAGGLKVRSNDCDYIFRPHSAFAHQSGLGGDREPDAVLVLEPVSHPDSSDSSDSSDSSETELTHEATIYFRPLAGRDTEEFFGDARYGEFWVGARPTLQDVESELGIKARHIDEFKDAISKDAGAVQIRVVRDADASITAIVDEIRAQAAGTQQASGDDDHGDRGEHSEDHELARLLSTQRLAKDPFEIEQMRAAVTATARGFESVIADLPDAVRRGRGERWVEGVFGLTARHEGNGVGYDSICAAGDHATTLHWIRNTGEIHDGDLLLLDAGVEVDSLYTADITRTLPVNGRFSDPQRRVYDAVYAAQEAGLAAIRPGATFADVHAAAIRVIAQTLFDWGLLPDGVDVDATLSKETGQYHRRWMVHGTSHHLGLDVHDCARARDEDYMQGVLTPGMILTVEPGLYFKADDELIPSELRGIGVRIEDDVLVTETGHDNLSGFMPRSSSEVEDWIARVWSERE, encoded by the coding sequence ATGAGTGAAGAACAGCCGATGGCAGAACACCGCAGCAGACCTTCCAGTGCGCAGTTCCGCGAATTCGTGGCATCAGGGTGGGCACCGCGATCCGACGAGCCGACACCGCGCACAGCGGCAGCTGACTTCACGCCGGCGCGCCGAGCTGCTCTCGGCGCGCATTTCGTCGGTGAGCGTCTCGTCCTACCGGCAGGCGGTCTGAAGGTCCGCAGCAATGACTGCGACTACATCTTCCGCCCGCATTCGGCGTTTGCGCATCAGAGCGGCCTCGGCGGCGACCGCGAGCCCGACGCCGTACTCGTACTGGAGCCGGTCAGCCACCCAGACAGCTCAGACAGCTCAGACAGCTCAGACAGCTCAGAAACCGAACTGACGCACGAAGCGACCATCTACTTTCGCCCACTTGCCGGCCGCGACACCGAGGAATTCTTCGGCGACGCACGATATGGCGAGTTCTGGGTAGGTGCCCGACCCACTCTGCAGGACGTCGAATCCGAACTCGGTATCAAGGCGCGGCACATCGATGAGTTCAAGGACGCGATCTCCAAGGATGCCGGTGCAGTGCAGATCCGGGTCGTACGCGATGCGGACGCCTCGATCACCGCCATCGTCGATGAGATCCGGGCCCAGGCCGCAGGTACCCAACAGGCGAGCGGTGATGACGACCACGGTGATCGAGGCGAACACAGCGAGGATCACGAGTTGGCGCGCCTGCTGTCCACGCAACGGCTGGCCAAGGACCCCTTCGAGATCGAGCAGATGCGGGCCGCCGTGACGGCCACCGCCCGCGGTTTCGAATCGGTCATTGCAGATCTGCCGGACGCCGTGCGCCGTGGGCGCGGCGAGCGCTGGGTGGAAGGTGTCTTCGGGCTGACCGCCCGCCACGAGGGCAACGGCGTGGGGTATGACTCGATCTGTGCGGCCGGGGACCACGCCACGACGCTGCACTGGATCCGTAACACCGGCGAGATCCACGACGGTGATCTGCTGCTGTTGGACGCCGGTGTCGAGGTCGACTCGCTCTACACCGCCGACATCACCCGCACCCTCCCGGTCAACGGTCGGTTCAGCGACCCGCAACGTCGGGTGTACGACGCGGTGTACGCCGCCCAGGAAGCCGGCCTGGCGGCGATCCGGCCCGGTGCGACCTTCGCCGACGTCCACGCTGCGGCGATCCGGGTCATCGCGCAGACACTCTTCGACTGGGGCCTGCTGCCCGACGGGGTCGACGTCGATGCCACCTTGAGCAAGGAGACCGGGCAGTACCACCGGCGCTGGATGGTGCATGGCACCAGCCATCACCTCGGCCTCGACGTGCATGACTGCGCGCGAGCGCGCGACGAGGATTACATGCAGGGGGTGCTGACGCCGGGGATGATTCTGACGGTGGAGCCGGGTCTGTATTTCAAGGCAGACGACGAGCTGATCCCGTCCGAGCTACGAGGTATCGGAGTCCGCATCGAGGACGACGTGCTGGTGACCGAGACCGGCCACGACAACCTGTCGGGGTTCATGCCGCGTTCCAGCAGCGAGGTCGAGGACTGGATCGCGCGGGTCTGGTCCGAACGCGAATGA
- a CDS encoding CBS domain-containing protein, translating to MASLTRVFVARISGLTVLDPLGDQVGRVRDVIGVFTSAGALRAIGLVIEVPGKRRVFVPMTRVTAIDAGAVITTGLVNMRRFEQRTNETLILAELLDRDVDIRTDGESFTGLVEDVEIEQNARRDWLATKVFVRRSAATTSAASKAMSRLTRRRSGATVLVPIADVSGLRHQPDAQSAERLLETYEDLRVADLAEVVHDLTPKRRGEVAAALDDDKLADILQELPEDDQVEIMGGLEIDRAADVLEAMEPDDAADLLSDLPPLLAEQLLQLMEPDDAEPLRRLMEYDENTAGGLMTTDPVVLGPEATIAEALALVRREEVAPALASSIFVCRPPLETPTGKFIGIVHTQRLLREPPSFAVGMIIDKSVEAVAADAPLGHVTRTLATYNLVSLPVVDDAGRLLGAVTVDDVLDHILPDDWREARHEGRRYTRASAKDDGGGS from the coding sequence GTGGCCTCTCTGACACGCGTGTTCGTCGCGCGCATATCCGGTCTGACCGTTCTGGACCCGTTGGGCGACCAGGTCGGACGGGTGCGCGACGTCATCGGCGTATTCACGTCGGCCGGAGCCCTACGCGCCATCGGACTGGTCATCGAGGTACCCGGTAAGCGCCGGGTCTTCGTCCCGATGACGCGCGTCACGGCCATCGATGCGGGCGCGGTGATCACGACCGGTCTGGTCAACATGCGCCGGTTCGAGCAGCGCACCAACGAAACTCTCATCCTCGCCGAGCTGCTGGATCGTGACGTCGACATCCGGACAGACGGTGAGAGCTTCACCGGCCTGGTCGAGGACGTGGAGATCGAGCAGAACGCCCGTCGTGACTGGTTGGCCACCAAGGTCTTCGTCCGTCGTTCTGCGGCCACCACGTCGGCGGCCTCCAAAGCCATGTCGCGGCTGACCCGTCGGCGCAGCGGTGCAACGGTGCTCGTACCGATCGCGGACGTGAGCGGGTTACGGCACCAGCCGGATGCACAGAGCGCCGAACGGCTGCTGGAAACCTACGAGGACCTTCGGGTTGCCGACCTCGCGGAGGTCGTGCACGACCTGACACCCAAACGTCGCGGAGAGGTCGCCGCAGCCCTGGACGACGACAAGCTCGCCGACATCCTGCAGGAGCTGCCGGAGGACGACCAGGTGGAGATCATGGGCGGCCTGGAGATCGACCGGGCGGCCGACGTGCTGGAGGCGATGGAGCCGGACGACGCTGCGGACCTGCTCTCGGACCTGCCGCCCCTGCTCGCCGAACAGCTACTGCAGCTGATGGAACCGGACGACGCCGAACCGTTGCGCCGGTTGATGGAGTACGACGAGAACACCGCCGGCGGCCTGATGACCACGGACCCGGTCGTGCTCGGGCCCGAAGCCACCATTGCCGAGGCGCTCGCCCTCGTCCGGCGCGAAGAGGTCGCGCCGGCTCTGGCATCGTCGATCTTCGTGTGCCGTCCGCCGCTGGAGACCCCGACCGGCAAGTTCATCGGCATCGTGCACACCCAGCGGCTGCTGCGTGAGCCGCCGTCGTTCGCGGTCGGGATGATCATTGACAAGAGCGTCGAAGCGGTAGCCGCCGACGCACCCCTGGGCCACGTCACGCGCACCCTGGCGACGTACAACCTGGTCAGCCTGCCGGTGGTGGACGACGCCGGCCGGCTCCTCGGCGCGGTCACGGTCGACGACGTACTCGATCACATCCTGCCGGACGACTGGCGCGAAGCCCGGCACGAGGGCCGCCGCTACACCCGGGCGTCCGCCAAGGACGACGGAGGCGGTTCGTGA
- a CDS encoding DUF1003 domain-containing protein, protein MQERRDRLDQPQEIRRGLLPRLNLDGDRFGTFAEGFARFMGTAQFLVGMTVFIAVWITLNLVGIFGLRWDPEPFILLNLIFSTQASYAAPLILLAQNRQDDRDRVGLEQDRTQNARSLADTEFLTREVASLRVALREQATRDFVRSELRSLLDEMEERGYLHAPTPEDGDSPPFDG, encoded by the coding sequence ATGCAGGAGCGCCGCGACAGGCTGGATCAGCCGCAGGAGATCCGGCGCGGGCTGCTACCCCGCCTCAACCTGGACGGCGACCGCTTCGGCACCTTCGCTGAAGGTTTCGCGCGGTTCATGGGCACTGCCCAGTTCCTTGTCGGCATGACTGTCTTCATCGCCGTCTGGATCACCTTGAACCTGGTCGGTATCTTCGGACTGCGGTGGGATCCAGAACCGTTCATCCTGCTGAATCTGATCTTCTCCACCCAGGCGTCCTATGCCGCGCCGCTGATCCTGCTGGCCCAGAACCGCCAGGACGACCGCGACCGGGTCGGCCTGGAGCAGGACCGCACCCAGAACGCGCGAAGTCTGGCCGATACCGAGTTCCTCACCCGCGAGGTCGCTTCGCTGCGGGTGGCCCTTCGGGAGCAGGCCACCCGCGACTTCGTCCGGTCCGAGCTGCGCTCGCTGCTGGATGAGATGGAGGAACGCGGCTACCTGCATGCGCCCACACCGGAGGATGGCGACTCCCCACCCTTCGACGGGTGA